The genomic window TTGATGCGGACAGGCTTTTGGCTCCTTATTTAAGGGAGGCCGGACTAAAACCTAAAGCAGCATCTTACGGAAATTGGGAAAACACTGGTTTAGATGGGCACATTGGCGGACATTATTTGTCTGCTCTGGCTCTAATGTATGCTTCAACCGGCGATACAAAGGTTAAAGACCGAATGGAATACATGATTGCCGAATTGGATAAATGCCAGGTAAAAAATGGTGACGGCTATTTAGCAGGTATTCCTGGGGGAAAAGAAATCTGGAAGGAGATCAAAGCAGGCAACATCAAGGCATCAAGTTTTTCGCTGAACGGAAAGTGGGTTCCCTTGTACAATATCCACAAAATTTATGCAGGGCTTTACGATGCTTATGCGGTTGCGGGTAATGTAAAAGCGAAAGAAATGCTCCTAAAACTCACCGATTGGTGTGTAGATCTGGTATCGAATTTATCTGATCAGCAGGTACAGGAACTTCTAAAAAGTGAACATGGTGGGTTGAATGAAACTTTCGCCCATGTTTATGCGATAACGGGTAATCAAAAGTACCTTCAACTTGCAAAACGGTTTTCGGATCAATCTATCCTAAAACCATTGCTAAAAAATACTGATTCCCTGAATGGTTTGCATGCAAATACCCAGATACCTAAGGTAATCGGTTTTGAGCAGATCGCCTTGCTGGATAAAGATCCTTCCTGGGCCAATGCAGCCGCTTTCTTTTGGAAAACGGTAGTGGAGCACCGGACGGTGGCGATAGGTGGAAATAGTGTTAGGGAGCACTTTCATCCTGCGAATAACTTTTCTTCGATGACCGAATCGCGTGAAGGCCCCGAAACCTGCAATTCTTACAACATGTTAAAGCTCACCAAACAGCTATTTTTGGCCGCCCCTTCGAACACTTACCTTGATTATTACGAACGTACGCTTTACAATCATATCCTCTCTTCGCAGCGGCCAAAAGGTGGTTTTGTATATTTTACACCGATGCGGCCGGGGCATTACCGTACTTATTCGAGTCCGCAGGAGAGTTTTTGGTGCTGCGTAGGCTCGGGATTGGAAAACCATGGTAAATATGGAGAGCTGATTTATGCTCATGGCAAGAATGATGTGTATGTAAACCTTTTCATTCCCTCTACCTTAAACTGGAAGGAAAAAGGTATTCAGCTTACACAGCAAACACTTTTTCCTGATGCAGAAAATACCACAGTTAAACTTCAGGTAAAAAACAAACATCGTTTTGTTTTACATTTCCGTCGGCCATCTTGGGTAGAGGCGGGAAAAATGACTGTGTTGGTGAATGGAAAAAAGGTATCCACCAAAAGTAATGCGAATGGGTATGCCAGTATCGATCGTATTTGGGCTTCAGGTGATGTGATTAACATTTCCTTGCCAATGCACACCACTACTGAGTTTATGCCCGATGGTTCTGATTGGGTGGCCTTTCTTCGTGGCCCGGTTGTGCTCGCTGCAGCGATGGATACATTAAATCAACCTAATTTATTAGCTGATGGCAGTAGGATGGGACATATTGCTTCAGGGCCATTATTCCCGATCAGCGATGCACCACTCGTTACAGGAGCTAAAAATACCTTAGCAAATGAAATTACTTTGATTGATAAAAACAGTTTAACCTTCAGTGCTCAAAATGCGATCTATCAGCCAAAATACAAATCTTTAAGATTGGTTCCTTTTTACACCCTGGCCGAAAAGCGGTATGTGGTTTATTTCCCCTACAGCAGTGTCGAGTCATTGCCAGCGCGTGCAAAGGCGATTAAGTTGGCAGAAGAAGAAAAAATGAAAACGGAACAGCGAACCGTCGATCTGATCAACACTGGAGAGCAGCAGCCAGAATCGGATCACAATTTTAAGGGTGAGCAAACCGATAACGGAACGTACCAGGAAAGGCACTTTAGAAATGGAAAAGCATGGTTTAGTTATGTGCTTAAAAACAAAGATTTATCGGCAAATAGGCTAAGTTTAACTTATTACGGAAAAGAAAAGAATAAAAACTTTTCTATTTTGATTAATGGTGTTGTAATTGAAAATGTAAAGCTGGATGGAAGCAAAGGTGATACTTTTTATACACAGGAATACCAAATTCCCAAAGAACTATTAAAAGCAGATTTAGAAGTGAAATTTGTTGCCGATCAGGGATCCGCTATTGCAAATATATACGAAGTGAGGTTGGTGAGATAAAGGTAATTCCAGTTGCTCGTGAGGACAGGTGCTATTATAAGTATTAAAGTGATTTGTTCTCTGCCTGAGAGGTGATTTTTTTTTAGAAAAAATATTGGAGTGAAGCTGACAGTCCGCGCTCAATCGTCATTCCCAACTTGATTGGGAATCGTAATGCCTTAGCAGGCTTCATAGGTTGCATTAAGATTCCCGCCTGCGCGAGAATGACGGTCAATTTTAGAATCTGTCATTGATAACTTGTTTCAGGATCTATGAGGAAGGCGTCATTTCGACTGAAGTGCAGTCCCGAACTTTCGGGAGAGAAATCTTATCCATTAATGTAAGTGGTCTGTGCGGACACAGACCACGGAGAATCAGGTATTATTTCGCTTTTTTAATCCCTATTGCTTTAATAAAATTTCCAGCTCTCTTTCCTTAATTGTTAATATGGTTCCGTGCCTTAAACCCTTTGGTAAGGAGATTTTATCAGAAACATCGGTCCAGTTTTTTAAATCTGCAGATTGGATTGCACCATATTTATGGTCGCGGTACTTATCAAAATACACCATCCAGTTATTGCCGATTTTTAAGGTTGTTGGTCCTTCAGCCCAATAATTTCCCGTAATTGGATTTCCCGCCTTGCTGTAAGGACCAATCAATTGATCGGCATATGCTATTTTGATATTCTTTTGAGCGGGCTCACGGGTCTCGTCTTTTAAAAACATGATAAACTGTTTCCCGTTTTTTATAATCGTAGCATCAATTACATTAAATCCTGGATCGTAAAGCAGTTTGGTTTCCGAATAGGTTTTGAAATCTTTGGTTGTAACGTAATACATACGGTGATTATAACCGCTTTCTTCTGTTGAGGCCGTTTCATTAAATTTACCCGTAATCGTTGTAGCCCAATAAATCATATAGGTCTTGGTACGGCTATCGTAAGTGATTTCAGGTGCCCAGGTATTTCTTGCACCACCTTCTTTAGCCATTACCGGTAAAAACTGCTGCTCGCTCCAGTTAATCAGGTCTTTCGAGCTGGCATAACCAATTCCCTTATCTTTCCAGCTTACGGTCCAAACCATGTGAAATAAGCCATCAGCTCCCCGGATAATACAAGGATCTCTCATCAATTTATCTTTGCTTACCGTAGGCGTAAGGAACGATTGATCATTTTTAAGCGCCGTCCACTTGTATGCATCGTTACTATAGGCCAGGTGCAACCCGTCTTCCCCATTGCCTTTAAAATAGGCAAAGAGATAAACCTCCTTTTTCGACTGTGCCTGGGCATTAAAAAAAGCCGATAGTAAGATTATAGAAAGGTATATGAGTTTTTTCATCATTTTAATTTTGTTCTACACCGGTTACAAAACCGCCGAAAGTCTTCGTGTTAAGGGCTGATTTACAATTTTGTATCAGTTTTAGCCCTTAACTACTTGAATGGAGGAAAGCAATAACAGCATGATGCCGGTTATTTTGTATTTCATAAGTTTATTTTAGTTCGAGCACAACAACTGATTGCGCAGGTAATTC from Flavobacterium sp. W4I14 includes these protein-coding regions:
- a CDS encoding DUF1680 family protein (product_source=COG3533; cog=COG3533; ko=KO:K09955; pfam=PF07944,PF16375; superfamily=48208); protein product: MKKIIIAVLFTALYRTTFGQASLQPFNLTEVRLLEGPFRQAQETDKKYMLSLDADRLLAPYLREAGLKPKAASYGNWENTGLDGHIGGHYLSALALMYASTGDTKVKDRMEYMIAELDKCQVKNGDGYLAGIPGGKEIWKEIKAGNIKASSFSLNGKWVPLYNIHKIYAGLYDAYAVAGNVKAKEMLLKLTDWCVDLVSNLSDQQVQELLKSEHGGLNETFAHVYAITGNQKYLQLAKRFSDQSILKPLLKNTDSLNGLHANTQIPKVIGFEQIALLDKDPSWANAAAFFWKTVVEHRTVAIGGNSVREHFHPANNFSSMTESREGPETCNSYNMLKLTKQLFLAAPSNTYLDYYERTLYNHILSSQRPKGGFVYFTPMRPGHYRTYSSPQESFWCCVGSGLENHGKYGELIYAHGKNDVYVNLFIPSTLNWKEKGIQLTQQTLFPDAENTTVKLQVKNKHRFVLHFRRPSWVEAGKMTVLVNGKKVSTKSNANGYASIDRIWASGDVINISLPMHTTTEFMPDGSDWVAFLRGPVVLAAAMDTLNQPNLLADGSRMGHIASGPLFPISDAPLVTGAKNTLANEITLIDKNSLTFSAQNAIYQPKYKSLRLVPFYTLAEKRYVVYFPYSSVESLPARAKAIKLAEEEKMKTEQRTVDLINTGEQQPESDHNFKGEQTDNGTYQERHFRNGKAWFSYVLKNKDLSANRLSLTYYGKEKNKNFSILINGVVIENVKLDGSKGDTFYTQEYQIPKELLKADLEVKFVADQGSAIANIYEVRLVR
- a CDS encoding hypothetical protein (product_source=Hypo-rule applied; cath_funfam=2.115.10.20; cleavage_site_network=SignalP-noTM; superfamily=75005) is translated as MMKKLIYLSIILLSAFFNAQAQSKKEVYLFAYFKGNGEDGLHLAYSNDAYKWTALKNDQSFLTPTVSKDKLMRDPCIIRGADGLFHMVWTVSWKDKGIGYASSKDLINWSEQQFLPVMAKEGGARNTWAPEITYDSRTKTYMIYWATTITGKFNETASTEESGYNHRMYYVTTKDFKTYSETKLLYDPGFNVIDATIIKNGKQFIMFLKDETREPAQKNIKIAYADQLIGPYSKAGNPITGNYWAEGPTTLKIGNNWMVYFDKYRDHKYGAIQSADLKNWTDVSDKISLPKGLRHGTILTIKERELEILLKQ